Genomic segment of Amphibacillus xylanus NBRC 15112:
ATGTTGAGGTTGCAAAGGAAATTGCAAGACGCCTTGATTTAGATATTCATTTTGAAATTATGGGTATCGACAGTATGTTCTCTGCAATTAATAGTGGTAGAGTTGACTTAGCCATGAACGATATTGAAGCAACTGAAGTGCGAAAACAACAATTTAACTTTTCTGATCCATATAAATACTCACATGCTGTAATGGCGGTTAGAGAGAGTGATTTATCTGGTATTCATAGCCTTGAAGACTTAGAAGGGAAGAAAGCAGGCGGTGGAGCGACAACGATCTATAGTCAAATAGCAGAGCATTTTGGCGCTGAGGTTGTTACATATGGTAATGCTAATAATGAGGCTTACTTACGAGATGTATCAACAGGGCGTACAGATGTTGTAATCAATGATTATTATTTAACAACATTTGGCGTAGCAGCATTCCCAGACTTTGATTTGACTGTTCACCCTGACATTGCCTTTCACCCAAGTGAGCAAGCTGTTGTGATGAAAAAGGGTGAAGATCAATTGACAGAAGTGATTAATCAAGTGCTTAAAGAAATGCGTGAAGATGGTACTTTAACTGAGATAGCAATTAAATTCTATCAAGAAGATGCTTCAGTACAAAAAGATCAAGAAATAGAGACGGTTGAGGGACTAGAGCTTTAATAGAATCGATGAATAAGGGGCGAACGTTGAGATGTTACTTGCATTCTTTGATGTAAAACTTGCAATTGAAAATTTACCTATGATCTTATCGGGCTTACCAATGACGATTTATGTTTCATTGATAAGTATGGGAATTGGTATGGTGCTAGGATTATTTATCTCTTTAGCTCGTCAATCAGCAAATAAACTTTTGCAGATTCCAGCCCGGATCTACATCTCATTTATGCGTGGGACACCAATGCTCGTCTTTTTATTCTTAATTTACTTTGGCCTACCAGCTGCAGGGATTGAATTTACTGCTTTCCAATCAGCGCTAATCGGTTTTGGTTTAAATAGTGCGGCTTATATTGCAGAAGTAAACCGTGCTGCATTAAGTAGCGTTGAATATGGGCAATGGGAAGCCTCCTATTCATTAGGACTTGGATATCGTGACACACTCCTTGGGGTTATATTACCTCAAGCAACACGGATTGCAATTCCACCATTGACCAATATTTTTCTTGATTTAGTTAAAGCGACATCATTAGCTGCGGTGATTACTGTGCCAGAATTATTTCAGAAAACACAGATTGCAGCAGGTCGTTCGTATGACACAATGACGATGTATATTCTAGTAGCATTAATTTATTGGCCATTATGTTCTTTAATTGCTTTTATTCAAGAACGACTAGAAGGATATTTCAATCGATTTGTAAATTAAAAAACTGGAAATTTCACTAGCTGCGTTAAGCTTTTAACTTAAAAAACGCCAAAGTGATATTCCAGTTTTTTATAGTTTTACAATATATAACGTTGGTGAGTTTGAGAACTTACTAACGTTATTTTTTTATTTTAAGTATATTTAATTTTGTAATTCGCGTTATAAACCGCAGTTAGCCGAACCTCCGCGTTCCCGCGGAAAGCGAGTGTATTTCACCTGCGGTGAACAAGTTG
This window contains:
- a CDS encoding transporter substrate-binding domain-containing protein codes for the protein MLKKKISLILLLIFALFLAACGGDDKDINQASDHTASDSETEEVADEGLWDEIKAAGEITVATSGTLIAASFYDENDELTGYDVEVAKEIARRLDLDIHFEIMGIDSMFSAINSGRVDLAMNDIEATEVRKQQFNFSDPYKYSHAVMAVRESDLSGIHSLEDLEGKKAGGGATTIYSQIAEHFGAEVVTYGNANNEAYLRDVSTGRTDVVINDYYLTTFGVAAFPDFDLTVHPDIAFHPSEQAVVMKKGEDQLTEVINQVLKEMREDGTLTEIAIKFYQEDASVQKDQEIETVEGLEL
- a CDS encoding amino acid ABC transporter permease, which gives rise to MLLAFFDVKLAIENLPMILSGLPMTIYVSLISMGIGMVLGLFISLARQSANKLLQIPARIYISFMRGTPMLVFLFLIYFGLPAAGIEFTAFQSALIGFGLNSAAYIAEVNRAALSSVEYGQWEASYSLGLGYRDTLLGVILPQATRIAIPPLTNIFLDLVKATSLAAVITVPELFQKTQIAAGRSYDTMTMYILVALIYWPLCSLIAFIQERLEGYFNRFVN